The sequence below is a genomic window from Thermoflavifilum sp..
TTTACCTGAAGCTTAACGTAACCAATAATTTCTTTTGCCATACCGGAAGGTTTGCTTGGTATTACGAACAGTCGTGCTGTTCTTCCAAATTTTCAAGGGAGCGCAAAGATACGATAATTCCCGGAAATTAGAAAAATATCAGCTGATTTTTTCTACCTGCATAAAATTCAATTCAACAGGAGTAGCCCGACCAAAAATTTTAACGATGACCTTCAGCTTTTTCTTCTCTTCGTTGATTTCTTCAATTACCCCGTTAAAATCGTTGAATGGTCCATCGATGATGCGAACGGTTTCCCCTACGATAAAGGGTTCGCTCATGGTCACACCCTGATCGGCAAGTTCATCGGCCTTGCCCAGCATTTTATTTACTTCTGATTTACGTAATGGAATGGGCTTGTCTTTTCCCAGAAAATGAATCACATTGGTCATATTGTTGATGGCGCTGATGATTTCATCGGTAAGCTTGCCTTCCACCACTTCAATCATCACATATCCGGGGTAAAAATTTCGTTCCCGCATCACTTTCTTACCCGACTGGATTTTATATACTTTTTCTACAGGCACAAATACTTGCTTGATGATATCACCCCAGCCAGAGCGGCGAATCTCGAGGTCAAGATATTCCTTCACTTTTTTTTCCTTACCGCTGATGACCCTGAGCACATACCAGCGTGTTTCTTGTGTAGGGCTGGTTACAGCATCCATCATGAAAACAGTTTATAGTAATATTGTAATACGGTACTCGAGAGCAGATCCATGAGCCATACGATGACGGTTGCCAGAATGGTTGTAGCCAGTACCACCATGGTAGAGGATTGCAGCTGTTCCCAGGAAGGCCAGGAAACTTTATGCACCAGTTCATGGTAACTTTCCTGAATATAATTGGCTATCTTATGCATGGCTAATGTTTAAAAACAAGCACAGGAGGAGGGACTCGAACCCCCAGCCTACGGTTTTGGAGACCGTTGCTCTACCAATTGAGCTACACCTGTAAAGCCAAATGCCCCGCCCTGAAAGGTGGGGCTTCAGGATTTTCACGCCTGCTTCCGCTGAAATGGCAAACAGGTTATTTCAGGATTTCGGTAACCTGTCCTGCACCCACCGTACGTCCACCTTCGCGAATAGCGAATTTCAAACCTTTTTCCATAGCAATAGGAGCAATAAGATGCACGGTCAGGGATACATTATCGCCGGGCATCACCATTTCTACTCCCTGCGGAAGCTCCACTTCACCTGTTACGTCGGTAGTACGGAAATAGAATTGCGGACGGTAGTGATTGAAGAACGGCGTATGCCGACCACCTTCTTCTTTGCTCAATACATACACTTCACATTTAAAGTCAGTATGTGGCGTGATGGAACCCGGCTGGCAGATGACCATCCCACGACGGATATCTTTCTTTTCAATACCCCGGAGCAACAAACCTGCATTATCTCCGGCCTGTCCTTCTTCCAGGATCTTTTTGAACATTTCCACACCGGTAACTGTGGTCTTCAGGGGTTCATGCACAAAACCCACGATTTCCACGTTATCGCCTACCTTCACCTTGCCCCTTTCAATTCTGCCCGTTGCTACGGTACCGCGACCGGTAATGGAAAACACGTCTTCGATCGACATCAGGAAGGGCTGATCAATAGGCCGGGGTGGCAGAGGAATATAGTTATCTACCGCGTCCATCAGTTCTTCGATGGCCTTCACCCATTTTTCTTCACCAGCCAGTGCACCGGTAGCTGAACCCTTGATGATAGGCGTGTTATCTCC
It includes:
- the tuf gene encoding elongation factor Tu, whose protein sequence is MAKEVFKRDKPHVNIGTIGHIDHGKTTLTAAITYVLSQKGLAEKKSYDEIDAAPEEKERGITINTAHVEYQTVNRHYAHVDCPGHADYVKNMITGAAQMDGAILVVAATDGPMPQTKEHLLLARQVGVPRIVVFLNKVDLVDDPELLELVEIEVRELLNFYGFDGDNTPIIKGSATGALAGEEKWVKAIEELMDAVDNYIPLPPRPIDQPFLMSIEDVFSITGRGTVATGRIERGKVKVGDNVEIVGFVHEPLKTTVTGVEMFKKILEEGQAGDNAGLLLRGIEKKDIRRGMVICQPGSITPHTDFKCEVYVLSKEEGGRHTPFFNHYRPQFYFRTTDVTGEVELPQGVEMVMPGDNVSLTVHLIAPIAMEKGLKFAIREGGRTVGAGQVTEILK
- the nusG gene encoding transcription termination/antitermination protein NusG; the protein is MMDAVTSPTQETRWYVLRVISGKEKKVKEYLDLEIRRSGWGDIIKQVFVPVEKVYKIQSGKKVMRERNFYPGYVMIEVVEGKLTDEIISAINNMTNVIHFLGKDKPIPLRKSEVNKMLGKADELADQGVTMSEPFIVGETVRIIDGPFNDFNGVIEEINEEKKKLKVIVKIFGRATPVELNFMQVEKIS
- the secE gene encoding preprotein translocase subunit SecE; translated protein: MHKIANYIQESYHELVHKVSWPSWEQLQSSTMVVLATTILATVIVWLMDLLSSTVLQYYYKLFS